One window from the genome of Oncorhynchus gorbuscha isolate QuinsamMale2020 ecotype Even-year linkage group LG14, OgorEven_v1.0, whole genome shotgun sequence encodes:
- the mboat2b gene encoding lysophospholipid acyltransferase 2b isoform X3, with translation MILTGVEHMHKYCLVVALGYLSFCQITRVYVFDYGMYSADFTGPMMVITQKITSLTFEIHDGMCRKEEQLTPNQKILAIKRMPSLLEYFSYNCNFMGILAGPTCSYNDYIAFIEGTPCRRHRDQQTNGKANGRHKQTDPSPNIEVVRKLATCFFSLMVFLSVCKVFPVERNIDDDFIATTPFYAQVVYLYLSMLTTRPKYYFVWTLADAINNAAGFGFNGYTSDGSPRWDLISNLRITDIEFATSFKMFLDNWNIQTAHWLKRVCYERCPYKPTAATFILSAMWHGAYPGYYLTFLTGIVVTLAARAMRHNVRPHFLGSPSHKLVYDVITWAGTQIAICYTVVPFVLLSVGPSMKFYRSWYFSVHIGCVLLAVALPVKPRHLRLKEQQKGLHLAPILSHLDSTSTDSNCNKKNKAT, from the exons ATGATCCTAACAGGAGTGGAACACATGCACAA ATACTGTTTGGTGGTGGCCCTGGGGTATCTAAGCTTCTGCCAGATCACGCGTGTGTACGTCTTCGACTATGGCATGTACTCTGCTGACTTCACAGG GCCTATGATGGTGATAACACAGAAGATCACCAGCTTGACGTTTGAAATCCACGACG GAATGTGCCGGAAAGAGGAGCAGCTGACTCCAAATCAGAAAATCCTGGCTATAAA GAGGATGCCCAGTCTGCTTGAGTACTTCAGCTACAACTGCAACTTCATGGGCATCCTGGCCGGCCCCACCTGCTCTTACAACGATTACATCGCCTTCATTGAGGGTACGCCCTGCCGTCGCCATAGAGACCAGCAGACAAATGGGAAGGCCAATGGCAGGCACAAACAAACTGACCCCTCCCCAAAC ATTGAAGTCGTCCGTAAACTGGCCACCTGTTTCTTCTCCCTCATGGTTTTCCTGTCCGTGTGTAAAGTGTTCCCTGTGGAACGGAACATCGACGACGACTTCATCGCCACCACGCCCTTCTACGCCCAGGTGGTCTACCTCTACCTGTCCATGCTGACCACCCGGCCCAAGTACTACTTCGTCTGGACACTGG CCGATGCCATCAACAACGCAGCAGGCTTTGGGTTCAACGGATACACCAGTGACGGCTCACCACGTTGGGATCTCATCTCCAATCTGAGGATAACGGATATTGAG TTTGCCACCAGCTTTAAGATGTTCCTCGACAACTGGAATATACAGACTGCACATTGGCTCAAAAG ggTGTGTTACGAGCGCTGTCCCTACAAACCCACGGCGGCTACCTTCATCCTGTCGGCCATGTGGCACGGAGCATATCCTGGATACTACCTCACCTTCCTCACCGGCATTGTGGTCACACTGGCTGCACGCGCC atGAGACACAACGTGAGGCCACACTTTCTGGGCTCGCCGTCACATAAGCTAGTCTACGATGTGATCACGTGGGCGGGCACCCAGATTGCCATTTGTTACACTGTGGTGCCTTTTGTGCTGCTGTCTGTCGGGCCCTCTATGAAGTTCTACAG gTCCTGGTACTTCAGCGTCCACATCGGCTGTGTTCTCCTGGCCGTAGCCCTGCCAGTCAAGCCCCGACACCTGCGCCTGAAAGAGCAGCAGAAAGGCCTGCATCTGGCCCCCATCCTCTCCCACCTGGACTCCACCTCCACAGACAGCAACTGCAACAAGAAGAACAAGGCCACATGA
- the mboat2b gene encoding lysophospholipid acyltransferase 2b isoform X1, with amino-acid sequence MATETVSPACTGSSLLQPISEIINLPLDQVNFVVCQLFALLTAFGFRLYLHPSKTSPFVRHVVATLLGFYFALFCFGWYALHFLVQSGLTYGIMILTGVEHMHKYCLVVALGYLSFCQITRVYVFDYGMYSADFTGPMMVITQKITSLTFEIHDGMCRKEEQLTPNQKILAIKRMPSLLEYFSYNCNFMGILAGPTCSYNDYIAFIEGTPCRRHRDQQTNGKANGRHKQTDPSPNIEVVRKLATCFFSLMVFLSVCKVFPVERNIDDDFIATTPFYAQVVYLYLSMLTTRPKYYFVWTLADAINNAAGFGFNGYTSDGSPRWDLISNLRITDIEFATSFKMFLDNWNIQTAHWLKRVCYERCPYKPTAATFILSAMWHGAYPGYYLTFLTGIVVTLAARAMRHNVRPHFLGSPSHKLVYDVITWAGTQIAICYTVVPFVLLSVGPSMKFYRSWYFSVHIGCVLLAVALPVKPRHLRLKEQQKGLHLAPILSHLDSTSTDSNCNKKNKAT; translated from the exons GTGAACTTTGTTGTGTGCCAGCTGTTTGCCCTGTTGACAGCCTTCGGGTTCCGTCTCTATCTCCATCCCAGTAAGACCAGTCCCTTTGTCAGACATGTAGTGGCCACACTACTGGGATTCTACTTTGCTCTCTTCTGTTTCGGCTG gtatgctctccactttctggttCAGAGTGGGCTCACCTATGGCATCATGATCCTAACAGGAGTGGAACACATGCACAA ATACTGTTTGGTGGTGGCCCTGGGGTATCTAAGCTTCTGCCAGATCACGCGTGTGTACGTCTTCGACTATGGCATGTACTCTGCTGACTTCACAGG GCCTATGATGGTGATAACACAGAAGATCACCAGCTTGACGTTTGAAATCCACGACG GAATGTGCCGGAAAGAGGAGCAGCTGACTCCAAATCAGAAAATCCTGGCTATAAA GAGGATGCCCAGTCTGCTTGAGTACTTCAGCTACAACTGCAACTTCATGGGCATCCTGGCCGGCCCCACCTGCTCTTACAACGATTACATCGCCTTCATTGAGGGTACGCCCTGCCGTCGCCATAGAGACCAGCAGACAAATGGGAAGGCCAATGGCAGGCACAAACAAACTGACCCCTCCCCAAAC ATTGAAGTCGTCCGTAAACTGGCCACCTGTTTCTTCTCCCTCATGGTTTTCCTGTCCGTGTGTAAAGTGTTCCCTGTGGAACGGAACATCGACGACGACTTCATCGCCACCACGCCCTTCTACGCCCAGGTGGTCTACCTCTACCTGTCCATGCTGACCACCCGGCCCAAGTACTACTTCGTCTGGACACTGG CCGATGCCATCAACAACGCAGCAGGCTTTGGGTTCAACGGATACACCAGTGACGGCTCACCACGTTGGGATCTCATCTCCAATCTGAGGATAACGGATATTGAG TTTGCCACCAGCTTTAAGATGTTCCTCGACAACTGGAATATACAGACTGCACATTGGCTCAAAAG ggTGTGTTACGAGCGCTGTCCCTACAAACCCACGGCGGCTACCTTCATCCTGTCGGCCATGTGGCACGGAGCATATCCTGGATACTACCTCACCTTCCTCACCGGCATTGTGGTCACACTGGCTGCACGCGCC atGAGACACAACGTGAGGCCACACTTTCTGGGCTCGCCGTCACATAAGCTAGTCTACGATGTGATCACGTGGGCGGGCACCCAGATTGCCATTTGTTACACTGTGGTGCCTTTTGTGCTGCTGTCTGTCGGGCCCTCTATGAAGTTCTACAG gTCCTGGTACTTCAGCGTCCACATCGGCTGTGTTCTCCTGGCCGTAGCCCTGCCAGTCAAGCCCCGACACCTGCGCCTGAAAGAGCAGCAGAAAGGCCTGCATCTGGCCCCCATCCTCTCCCACCTGGACTCCACCTCCACAGACAGCAACTGCAACAAGAAGAACAAGGCCACATGA
- the mboat2b gene encoding lysophospholipid acyltransferase 2b isoform X2 has product MKKTLRSCISFDSHSVVVNFVVCQLFALLTAFGFRLYLHPSKTSPFVRHVVATLLGFYFALFCFGWYALHFLVQSGLTYGIMILTGVEHMHKYCLVVALGYLSFCQITRVYVFDYGMYSADFTGPMMVITQKITSLTFEIHDGMCRKEEQLTPNQKILAIKRMPSLLEYFSYNCNFMGILAGPTCSYNDYIAFIEGTPCRRHRDQQTNGKANGRHKQTDPSPNIEVVRKLATCFFSLMVFLSVCKVFPVERNIDDDFIATTPFYAQVVYLYLSMLTTRPKYYFVWTLADAINNAAGFGFNGYTSDGSPRWDLISNLRITDIEFATSFKMFLDNWNIQTAHWLKRVCYERCPYKPTAATFILSAMWHGAYPGYYLTFLTGIVVTLAARAMRHNVRPHFLGSPSHKLVYDVITWAGTQIAICYTVVPFVLLSVGPSMKFYRSWYFSVHIGCVLLAVALPVKPRHLRLKEQQKGLHLAPILSHLDSTSTDSNCNKKNKAT; this is encoded by the exons GTGAACTTTGTTGTGTGCCAGCTGTTTGCCCTGTTGACAGCCTTCGGGTTCCGTCTCTATCTCCATCCCAGTAAGACCAGTCCCTTTGTCAGACATGTAGTGGCCACACTACTGGGATTCTACTTTGCTCTCTTCTGTTTCGGCTG gtatgctctccactttctggttCAGAGTGGGCTCACCTATGGCATCATGATCCTAACAGGAGTGGAACACATGCACAA ATACTGTTTGGTGGTGGCCCTGGGGTATCTAAGCTTCTGCCAGATCACGCGTGTGTACGTCTTCGACTATGGCATGTACTCTGCTGACTTCACAGG GCCTATGATGGTGATAACACAGAAGATCACCAGCTTGACGTTTGAAATCCACGACG GAATGTGCCGGAAAGAGGAGCAGCTGACTCCAAATCAGAAAATCCTGGCTATAAA GAGGATGCCCAGTCTGCTTGAGTACTTCAGCTACAACTGCAACTTCATGGGCATCCTGGCCGGCCCCACCTGCTCTTACAACGATTACATCGCCTTCATTGAGGGTACGCCCTGCCGTCGCCATAGAGACCAGCAGACAAATGGGAAGGCCAATGGCAGGCACAAACAAACTGACCCCTCCCCAAAC ATTGAAGTCGTCCGTAAACTGGCCACCTGTTTCTTCTCCCTCATGGTTTTCCTGTCCGTGTGTAAAGTGTTCCCTGTGGAACGGAACATCGACGACGACTTCATCGCCACCACGCCCTTCTACGCCCAGGTGGTCTACCTCTACCTGTCCATGCTGACCACCCGGCCCAAGTACTACTTCGTCTGGACACTGG CCGATGCCATCAACAACGCAGCAGGCTTTGGGTTCAACGGATACACCAGTGACGGCTCACCACGTTGGGATCTCATCTCCAATCTGAGGATAACGGATATTGAG TTTGCCACCAGCTTTAAGATGTTCCTCGACAACTGGAATATACAGACTGCACATTGGCTCAAAAG ggTGTGTTACGAGCGCTGTCCCTACAAACCCACGGCGGCTACCTTCATCCTGTCGGCCATGTGGCACGGAGCATATCCTGGATACTACCTCACCTTCCTCACCGGCATTGTGGTCACACTGGCTGCACGCGCC atGAGACACAACGTGAGGCCACACTTTCTGGGCTCGCCGTCACATAAGCTAGTCTACGATGTGATCACGTGGGCGGGCACCCAGATTGCCATTTGTTACACTGTGGTGCCTTTTGTGCTGCTGTCTGTCGGGCCCTCTATGAAGTTCTACAG gTCCTGGTACTTCAGCGTCCACATCGGCTGTGTTCTCCTGGCCGTAGCCCTGCCAGTCAAGCCCCGACACCTGCGCCTGAAAGAGCAGCAGAAAGGCCTGCATCTGGCCCCCATCCTCTCCCACCTGGACTCCACCTCCACAGACAGCAACTGCAACAAGAAGAACAAGGCCACATGA